A single window of Poecilia reticulata strain Guanapo linkage group LG10, Guppy_female_1.0+MT, whole genome shotgun sequence DNA harbors:
- the sowahd gene encoding ankyrin repeat domain-containing protein SOWAHD isoform X1, giving the protein MNKLKFGTRTGNEGNYWRLSETSSGCSLKGSSLGAAESGRQAGGMHCSGSEPAAPDRTPRQGSIVERLSRYGMQVMPGASPRRSRLQRQQEVTDGSAPEKESVLRRKYLKELLLSRASSSGVGSGLLQSLSPDQEDSDWALYPMEHAWMLLAVEGNYETILDFISEDPQLLTRRDFISGYSVLHWLAKRGQDEILLKLLRFAERAGFAVNVNLRGSGGLTPLHVASMQGQFAVIKLLVGAFGANVDAMDYNGKRPWQYLREDAPVEMKELLGTWDEEHSCGCAQNFNKNVNNNCAGAVSAAACDEADGEETEELQFPHHQSGEEEEEERSRRKMLSAGLMTALYW; this is encoded by the exons ATGAACAAACTTAAGTTTGGTACCAGGACAG GAAATGAGGGAAATTATTGGCGTTTATCAGAGACATCTTCAGGGTGTAGTCTAAAAGGAAGTAGCCTGGGAGCTGCAGAgtcaggcaggcaggcaggcggTATGCATTGCAGCGGATCGGAACCAGCTGCCCCGGATCGGACTCCCAGACAGGGCTCCATTGTGGAGCGGCTGTCTCGGTATGGCATGCAGGTCATGCCCGGAGCCTCCCCGCGTAGGTCGAGGCTGCAGAGGCAGCAAGAAGTCACCGACGGCTCCGCGCCGGAGAAGGAGTCCGTTCTGCGTAGAAAGTACCTGAAGGAGCTTCTCCTGAGCCGGGCATCCAGCAGCGGAGTGGG CAGCGGGTTGCTGCAGAGCCTCTCCCCGGACCAGGAGGACTCGGACTGGGCTCTGTATCCCATGGAGCACGCCTGGATGCTCCTGGCGGTAGAGGGGAACTACGAAACCATCCTGGACTTCATCTCCGAGGACCCGCAGCTGCTGACCCGGCGGGACTTCATCAGCGGATACTCGGTGCTGCATTGGCTGGCCAAGCGGGGACAGGACGAGAtcctgctgaagctgctgcggTTCGCGGAGCGTGCGGGCTTTGCGGTGAATGTGAACCTGCGGGGCAGCGGCGGGCTGACCCCGCTGCACGTCGCCAGCATGCAGGGCCAGTTCGCGGTCATCAAGCTGCTGGTCGGGGCTTTCGGCGCCAACGTGGACGCGATGGACTACAACGGGAAGCGGCCGTGGCAGTACCTGCGGGAGGACGCCCCGGTGGAGATGAAGGAGCTGCTGGGCACCTGGGACGAGGAGCACAGCTGCGGCTGTGCGCAAAACTTCAACAAGAACGTCAACAACAACTGCGCTGGCGCAGTGAGCGCGGCCGCGTGCGATGAGGCGGATGGCGAAGAAACTGAAGAA ctgcagtttcctCATCACCAGAgcggtgaggaagaggaggaggagcgcagcaggaggaagatgcTCTCAGCAGGGTTAATGACAGCACTCTACTGGTGA
- the sowahd gene encoding ankyrin repeat domain-containing protein SOWAHD isoform X2: MNKLKFGTRTGNEGNYWRLSETSSGCSLKGSSLGAAESGRQAGGMHCSGSEPAAPDRTPRQGSIVERLSRYGMQVMPGASPRRSRLQRQQEVTDGSAPEKESVLRRKYLKELLLSRASSSGVGSGLLQSLSPDQEDSDWALYPMEHAWMLLAVEGNYETILDFISEDPQLLTRRDFISGYSVLHWLAKRGQDEILLKLLRFAERAGFAVNVNLRGSGGLTPLHVASMQGQFAVIKLLVGAFGANVDAMDYNGKRPWQYLREDAPVEMKELLGTWDEEHSCGCAQNFNKNVNNNCAGAVSAAACDEADGEETEEVSYFDRAKRSSWRFESLRKLKSSFSFVRSKT, translated from the exons ATGAACAAACTTAAGTTTGGTACCAGGACAG GAAATGAGGGAAATTATTGGCGTTTATCAGAGACATCTTCAGGGTGTAGTCTAAAAGGAAGTAGCCTGGGAGCTGCAGAgtcaggcaggcaggcaggcggTATGCATTGCAGCGGATCGGAACCAGCTGCCCCGGATCGGACTCCCAGACAGGGCTCCATTGTGGAGCGGCTGTCTCGGTATGGCATGCAGGTCATGCCCGGAGCCTCCCCGCGTAGGTCGAGGCTGCAGAGGCAGCAAGAAGTCACCGACGGCTCCGCGCCGGAGAAGGAGTCCGTTCTGCGTAGAAAGTACCTGAAGGAGCTTCTCCTGAGCCGGGCATCCAGCAGCGGAGTGGG CAGCGGGTTGCTGCAGAGCCTCTCCCCGGACCAGGAGGACTCGGACTGGGCTCTGTATCCCATGGAGCACGCCTGGATGCTCCTGGCGGTAGAGGGGAACTACGAAACCATCCTGGACTTCATCTCCGAGGACCCGCAGCTGCTGACCCGGCGGGACTTCATCAGCGGATACTCGGTGCTGCATTGGCTGGCCAAGCGGGGACAGGACGAGAtcctgctgaagctgctgcggTTCGCGGAGCGTGCGGGCTTTGCGGTGAATGTGAACCTGCGGGGCAGCGGCGGGCTGACCCCGCTGCACGTCGCCAGCATGCAGGGCCAGTTCGCGGTCATCAAGCTGCTGGTCGGGGCTTTCGGCGCCAACGTGGACGCGATGGACTACAACGGGAAGCGGCCGTGGCAGTACCTGCGGGAGGACGCCCCGGTGGAGATGAAGGAGCTGCTGGGCACCTGGGACGAGGAGCACAGCTGCGGCTGTGCGCAAAACTTCAACAAGAACGTCAACAACAACTGCGCTGGCGCAGTGAGCGCGGCCGCGTGCGATGAGGCGGATGGCGAAGAAACTGAAGAAGTGAGTTACTTTGACAGAGCCAAGAGAAGCAGCTGGAGGTTCGAGTCTCTAAGGAAGCTGAAATCCTCCTTTTCATTTGTTAGAAGCAAAACTTGA
- the pttg1 gene encoding securin, translating to MESIIFAEQENAQLHGSSQNLRQRLKSVPEKLKSPMLAKTMVTPLSSGRKAFGVVGNRISTPAVKTQEKKLVKPQETKATPAPQTKAEEYPEVEQFIPYDPLEFQRYSVPEDLIPLSCMALSGLACFPHRRPDLDQERMEELPYLSPVEMPECPADFTELTAFLQTIDELTELPSEPEF from the exons ATGGAGAGCATAATCTTTGCAGAGCAGGAAAATGCACAACTTCATGGATCTTCACAGAATTTGCGCCAGCGACTTAAATCTGTTCCAG AGAAGCTAAAGTCTCCTATGTTGGCCAAAACGATGGTCACACCGCTCTCATCTGGCCGCAAGGCTTTTGGTGTGGTGGGCAACAGGATTTCAACACCAGCCGTCAAAACGCAGGAGAAGAAACTCGTTAAGCCACAG GAAACTAAAGCGACGCCGGCTCCTCAGACCAAAGCGGAGGAATATCCAGAAGTTGAGCAGTTTATCCCTTATGACCCATTAG AGTTTCAGAGGTACAGTGTACCTGAAGATCTGATTCCTCTTAGCTGCATGGCTCTGTCTGGGTTGGCTTGCTTTCCACACAGACGCCCTGATCTGGATCAGGAAAGGATGGAAGAGCTCCCATACCTTTCCCCTGTAGAAATGCCAGAGTGTCCAG CTGACTTCACGGAGCTGACCGCGTTTCTTCAAACTATCGATGAGCTGACTGAACTTCCTTCGGAACCTGAGTTTTAA
- the septin6 gene encoding septin-6 isoform X1 has product MASTEIARQAGEGVRAVPLAGHVGFDSMPDQLVNKSVNRGFCFNILCVGETGLGKSTLMDTLFNTKFEGEPTQHNQPGVTLKSNTYELQESNVRLKLTVVNTVGFGDQINKEDSYKSIVEFIDTQFEAYLQEELKIKRTLHSYHDTRIHACLYFIAPTGHSLKSLDLVTMKKLDSKVNIIPIVAKSDAISKSELAKFKIKITSELVSNGVQIYQFPTDDESVAEINSTMNSHLPFAVVGSTEEVKIGNKMVKARQYPWGTVQVENENHCDFVKLREMLIRVNMEDLREQTHTRHYELYRRCKLEEMGFKDTDPDSKPFSLQETYEAKRNEFMGELQKKEEEMRQMFVQRVKEKEAELKEAEKELHEKFDRLKKLHQDEKKKLEEKKKTLDDEVNTFKQKKTAAELLQNQAQQAGGSTTLKRDKERKNNPWLCTE; this is encoded by the exons ATGGCGTCCACTGAGATAGCAAGGCAAGCT GGCGAAGGAGTCCGCGCTGTGCCTCTGGCCGGCCATGTTGGCTTTGACAGCATGCCTGACCAGCTGGTCAACAAGTCTGTCAACCGTGGTTTCTGCTTCAACATCCTCTGCGTTG gtGAGACGGGTCTGGGTAAGTCCACTCTCATGGACACGCTGTTCAACACCAAGTTTGAGGGCGAGCCCACCCAGCACAACCAGCCGGGCGTCACGCTGAAGTCCAACACCTACGAGCTGCAGGAGAGCAACGTGCGCCTCAAGCTGACCGTCGTCAACACGGTGGGCTTCGGAGACCAGATCAACAAGGAGGACAG CTACAAATCCATTGTGGAGTTCATCGATACCCAGTTCGAAGCGTACCtccaggaggagctgaagaTCAAGCGCACGCTGCACAGCTACCACGACACCCGCATCCACGCTTGCTTGTACTTTATCGCTCCGACGGGACACTCGCTGAAATCCCTGGACCTGGTGACGATGAAGAAGCTCGACAGCAAG GTCAACATCATCCCCATCGTTGCCAAATCGGACGCCATCTCCAAGAGCGAACTGGCCAAGTTCAAGATCAAAATCACCAGCGAACTGGTCAGCAACGGCGTCCAGATCTACCAGTTCCCCACCGACGACGAGTCCGTGGCAGAAATCAACTCCACCATGAAC AGCCATCTGCCGTTTGCCGTGGTGGGGAGCACGGAGGAGGTGAAGATCGGGAACAAGATGGTGAAGGCCCGGCAGTATCCCTGGGGGACGGTGCAGG TGGAAAACGAAAACCACTGTGATTTTGTGAAACTGCGAGAAATGCTGATCAGAGTGAACATGGAGGATCTGCGAGAACAGACCCACACGCGCCACTACGAGCTGTACCGCCGCTGCAAGCTGGAGGAAATGGGCTTCAAGGACACGGATCCCGACAGCAAACCCTTCAG TCTGCAGGAGACGTACGAGGCGAAGCGGAACGAGTTCATGGGCGAGTtgcagaaaaaggaagaagagatGAGGCAGATGTTTGTCCAGAGAGTTAAAGAGAAGGAGGCCGAGCTCAAGGAGGCAGAGAAGGAG CTGCACGAGAAGTTCGACCGCTTGAAGAAGCTCCATCAGGACGAGAAAaagaagctggaggagaagaagaagacccTGGACGATGAAGTCAACAcgttcaaacagaaaaagactgCGGCAGAGCTCTTGCAGAACCAAGCTCAGCAGGCAGGGGGCTCCACCACACTCAAAAGGgacaaagagaggaaaaa CAATCCGTGGCTCTGCACGGAGTAG
- the septin6 gene encoding septin-6 isoform X2: MASTEIARQAGEGVRAVPLAGHVGFDSMPDQLVNKSVNRGFCFNILCVGETGLGKSTLMDTLFNTKFEGEPTQHNQPGVTLKSNTYELQESNVRLKLTVVNTVGFGDQINKEDSYKSIVEFIDTQFEAYLQEELKIKRTLHSYHDTRIHACLYFIAPTGHSLKSLDLVTMKKLDSKVNIIPIVAKSDAISKSELAKFKIKITSELVSNGVQIYQFPTDDESVAEINSTMNSHLPFAVVGSTEEVKIGNKMVKARQYPWGTVQVENENHCDFVKLREMLIRVNMEDLREQTHTRHYELYRRCKLEEMGFKDTDPDSKPFSLQETYEAKRNEFMGELQKKEEEMRQMFVQRVKEKEAELKEAEKELHEKFDRLKKLHQDEKKKLEEKKKTLDDEVNTFKQKKTAAELLQNQAQQAGGSTTLKRDKERKNFF, translated from the exons ATGGCGTCCACTGAGATAGCAAGGCAAGCT GGCGAAGGAGTCCGCGCTGTGCCTCTGGCCGGCCATGTTGGCTTTGACAGCATGCCTGACCAGCTGGTCAACAAGTCTGTCAACCGTGGTTTCTGCTTCAACATCCTCTGCGTTG gtGAGACGGGTCTGGGTAAGTCCACTCTCATGGACACGCTGTTCAACACCAAGTTTGAGGGCGAGCCCACCCAGCACAACCAGCCGGGCGTCACGCTGAAGTCCAACACCTACGAGCTGCAGGAGAGCAACGTGCGCCTCAAGCTGACCGTCGTCAACACGGTGGGCTTCGGAGACCAGATCAACAAGGAGGACAG CTACAAATCCATTGTGGAGTTCATCGATACCCAGTTCGAAGCGTACCtccaggaggagctgaagaTCAAGCGCACGCTGCACAGCTACCACGACACCCGCATCCACGCTTGCTTGTACTTTATCGCTCCGACGGGACACTCGCTGAAATCCCTGGACCTGGTGACGATGAAGAAGCTCGACAGCAAG GTCAACATCATCCCCATCGTTGCCAAATCGGACGCCATCTCCAAGAGCGAACTGGCCAAGTTCAAGATCAAAATCACCAGCGAACTGGTCAGCAACGGCGTCCAGATCTACCAGTTCCCCACCGACGACGAGTCCGTGGCAGAAATCAACTCCACCATGAAC AGCCATCTGCCGTTTGCCGTGGTGGGGAGCACGGAGGAGGTGAAGATCGGGAACAAGATGGTGAAGGCCCGGCAGTATCCCTGGGGGACGGTGCAGG TGGAAAACGAAAACCACTGTGATTTTGTGAAACTGCGAGAAATGCTGATCAGAGTGAACATGGAGGATCTGCGAGAACAGACCCACACGCGCCACTACGAGCTGTACCGCCGCTGCAAGCTGGAGGAAATGGGCTTCAAGGACACGGATCCCGACAGCAAACCCTTCAG TCTGCAGGAGACGTACGAGGCGAAGCGGAACGAGTTCATGGGCGAGTtgcagaaaaaggaagaagagatGAGGCAGATGTTTGTCCAGAGAGTTAAAGAGAAGGAGGCCGAGCTCAAGGAGGCAGAGAAGGAG CTGCACGAGAAGTTCGACCGCTTGAAGAAGCTCCATCAGGACGAGAAAaagaagctggaggagaagaagaagacccTGGACGATGAAGTCAACAcgttcaaacagaaaaagactgCGGCAGAGCTCTTGCAGAACCAAGCTCAGCAGGCAGGGGGCTCCACCACACTCAAAAGGgacaaagagaggaaaaa
- the septin6 gene encoding septin-6 isoform X4, which yields MASTEIARQAGEGVRAVPLAGHVGFDSMPDQLVNKSVNRGFCFNILCVGETGLGKSTLMDTLFNTKFEGEPTQHNQPGVTLKSNTYELQESNVRLKLTVVNTVGFGDQINKEDSYKSIVEFIDTQFEAYLQEELKIKRTLHSYHDTRIHACLYFIAPTGHSLKSLDLVTMKKLDSKVNIIPIVAKSDAISKSELAKFKIKITSELVSNGVQIYQFPTDDESVAEINSTMNSHLPFAVVGSTEEVKIGNKMVKARQYPWGTVQVENENHCDFVKLREMLIRVNMEDLREQTHTRHYELYRRCKLEEMGFKDTDPDSKPFSLQETYEAKRNEFMGELQKKEEEMRQMFVQRVKEKEAELKEAEKELHEKFDRLKKLHQDEKKKLEEKKKTLDDEVNTFKQKKTAAELLQNQAQQAGGSTTLKRDKERKN from the exons ATGGCGTCCACTGAGATAGCAAGGCAAGCT GGCGAAGGAGTCCGCGCTGTGCCTCTGGCCGGCCATGTTGGCTTTGACAGCATGCCTGACCAGCTGGTCAACAAGTCTGTCAACCGTGGTTTCTGCTTCAACATCCTCTGCGTTG gtGAGACGGGTCTGGGTAAGTCCACTCTCATGGACACGCTGTTCAACACCAAGTTTGAGGGCGAGCCCACCCAGCACAACCAGCCGGGCGTCACGCTGAAGTCCAACACCTACGAGCTGCAGGAGAGCAACGTGCGCCTCAAGCTGACCGTCGTCAACACGGTGGGCTTCGGAGACCAGATCAACAAGGAGGACAG CTACAAATCCATTGTGGAGTTCATCGATACCCAGTTCGAAGCGTACCtccaggaggagctgaagaTCAAGCGCACGCTGCACAGCTACCACGACACCCGCATCCACGCTTGCTTGTACTTTATCGCTCCGACGGGACACTCGCTGAAATCCCTGGACCTGGTGACGATGAAGAAGCTCGACAGCAAG GTCAACATCATCCCCATCGTTGCCAAATCGGACGCCATCTCCAAGAGCGAACTGGCCAAGTTCAAGATCAAAATCACCAGCGAACTGGTCAGCAACGGCGTCCAGATCTACCAGTTCCCCACCGACGACGAGTCCGTGGCAGAAATCAACTCCACCATGAAC AGCCATCTGCCGTTTGCCGTGGTGGGGAGCACGGAGGAGGTGAAGATCGGGAACAAGATGGTGAAGGCCCGGCAGTATCCCTGGGGGACGGTGCAGG TGGAAAACGAAAACCACTGTGATTTTGTGAAACTGCGAGAAATGCTGATCAGAGTGAACATGGAGGATCTGCGAGAACAGACCCACACGCGCCACTACGAGCTGTACCGCCGCTGCAAGCTGGAGGAAATGGGCTTCAAGGACACGGATCCCGACAGCAAACCCTTCAG TCTGCAGGAGACGTACGAGGCGAAGCGGAACGAGTTCATGGGCGAGTtgcagaaaaaggaagaagagatGAGGCAGATGTTTGTCCAGAGAGTTAAAGAGAAGGAGGCCGAGCTCAAGGAGGCAGAGAAGGAG CTGCACGAGAAGTTCGACCGCTTGAAGAAGCTCCATCAGGACGAGAAAaagaagctggaggagaagaagaagacccTGGACGATGAAGTCAACAcgttcaaacagaaaaagactgCGGCAGAGCTCTTGCAGAACCAAGCTCAGCAGGCAGGGGGCTCCACCACACTCAAAAGGgacaaagagaggaaaaa TTAA
- the septin6 gene encoding septin-6 isoform X3 — MASTEIARQAGEGVRAVPLAGHVGFDSMPDQLVNKSVNRGFCFNILCVGETGLGKSTLMDTLFNTKFEGEPTQHNQPGVTLKSNTYELQESNVRLKLTVVNTVGFGDQINKEDSYKSIVEFIDTQFEAYLQEELKIKRTLHSYHDTRIHACLYFIAPTGHSLKSLDLVTMKKLDSKVNIIPIVAKSDAISKSELAKFKIKITSELVSNGVQIYQFPTDDESVAEINSTMNSHLPFAVVGSTEEVKIGNKMVKARQYPWGTVQVENENHCDFVKLREMLIRVNMEDLREQTHTRHYELYRRCKLEEMGFKDTDPDSKPFSLQETYEAKRNEFMGELQKKEEEMRQMFVQRVKEKEAELKEAEKELHEKFDRLKKLHQDEKKKLEEKKKTLDDEVNTFKQKKTAAELLQNQAQQAGGSTTLKRDKERKN, encoded by the exons ATGGCGTCCACTGAGATAGCAAGGCAAGCT GGCGAAGGAGTCCGCGCTGTGCCTCTGGCCGGCCATGTTGGCTTTGACAGCATGCCTGACCAGCTGGTCAACAAGTCTGTCAACCGTGGTTTCTGCTTCAACATCCTCTGCGTTG gtGAGACGGGTCTGGGTAAGTCCACTCTCATGGACACGCTGTTCAACACCAAGTTTGAGGGCGAGCCCACCCAGCACAACCAGCCGGGCGTCACGCTGAAGTCCAACACCTACGAGCTGCAGGAGAGCAACGTGCGCCTCAAGCTGACCGTCGTCAACACGGTGGGCTTCGGAGACCAGATCAACAAGGAGGACAG CTACAAATCCATTGTGGAGTTCATCGATACCCAGTTCGAAGCGTACCtccaggaggagctgaagaTCAAGCGCACGCTGCACAGCTACCACGACACCCGCATCCACGCTTGCTTGTACTTTATCGCTCCGACGGGACACTCGCTGAAATCCCTGGACCTGGTGACGATGAAGAAGCTCGACAGCAAG GTCAACATCATCCCCATCGTTGCCAAATCGGACGCCATCTCCAAGAGCGAACTGGCCAAGTTCAAGATCAAAATCACCAGCGAACTGGTCAGCAACGGCGTCCAGATCTACCAGTTCCCCACCGACGACGAGTCCGTGGCAGAAATCAACTCCACCATGAAC AGCCATCTGCCGTTTGCCGTGGTGGGGAGCACGGAGGAGGTGAAGATCGGGAACAAGATGGTGAAGGCCCGGCAGTATCCCTGGGGGACGGTGCAGG TGGAAAACGAAAACCACTGTGATTTTGTGAAACTGCGAGAAATGCTGATCAGAGTGAACATGGAGGATCTGCGAGAACAGACCCACACGCGCCACTACGAGCTGTACCGCCGCTGCAAGCTGGAGGAAATGGGCTTCAAGGACACGGATCCCGACAGCAAACCCTTCAG TCTGCAGGAGACGTACGAGGCGAAGCGGAACGAGTTCATGGGCGAGTtgcagaaaaaggaagaagagatGAGGCAGATGTTTGTCCAGAGAGTTAAAGAGAAGGAGGCCGAGCTCAAGGAGGCAGAGAAGGAG CTGCACGAGAAGTTCGACCGCTTGAAGAAGCTCCATCAGGACGAGAAAaagaagctggaggagaagaagaagacccTGGACGATGAAGTCAACAcgttcaaacagaaaaagactgCGGCAGAGCTCTTGCAGAACCAAGCTCAGCAGGCAGGGGGCTCCACCACACTCAAAAGGgacaaagagaggaaaaa CTAA